The Sorghum bicolor cultivar BTx623 chromosome 6, Sorghum_bicolor_NCBIv3, whole genome shotgun sequence genome contains the following window.
TGTTCCTCCATCTTTCTTCAGCAGTATGCCCTGCTGCATTTGCCGTCCGTTCGATGAATGGATATGGGCGAGAACAATGCACGGTGCAGGCACACACACAGCCAATCTGTTCTAGCTGCAGTCCAATAAGTTTACTACATCAAGTAAATGCCAAAACTTGATCCTTAATCAGCATGACCTAATGCACTCGGTGCAGACATGTTTGCTGTAATTGTTTCTTCTGTGTTATATTATATCCAATATGGCAATATCCTGATTCAGAGTTCATCTCTGCAACTTGCTCTGTCTGACCAGAACGATACCGAGTACTTCGGGCCGATAACGGGCCGCATAGCACAAAGAGTAGCCCGCGGCCGGTTCGTCCTCGACGGCAAAGTCTACCAGATGTACAGGAATGCCGGCAGGAACACGATTCACGGTACATCCAGATAGAGGCCATGACTGATACTGACATACTGTAAATTCTACACACTACGTCCAATGGATTACgtatttcagatgctgatgcatATCATTGTACGTTGCTGTTGTTCATCGATCAGGTGGTGACAGAGGGTTCAGCAGAAGCATTTGGACGGTGAAGGagtacgtcggcggcggcgagtcACCCTACATCACCTTCTACTACCGTAGCTTCGACGGAGAGCAAGGTTTGCCGGGGAACGTGGACGCGTACGTGACGTACCGTATGTCGGGGCCGTACACGCTGGGCGTGCACATGAACGCGACGGCGCTGGACAAGGCGACGCCGGTGAACCTCCTGCTGCACGTGTACTGGAACCTGCGCGGGGAGGGCAGCGGCCGCGACGTGCTGGGCCACACGCTCCGGCTGCACGCGTCGCGGCACGCCGTGCTGGACGACGAGCTCCTCCCTTCGTCGGGGCGCATCGAGCCCGTCGCCGGCACGCCGCTGGACTTCCGGACGCCCACGCCCATCGGCTCGCGCATCTGCCAGGTCGTCGTCATGGGCGGCCGCGCCGTCGGGTACGACGCCAACTACATCATCGACGGCGGCGGGGAAGGGATGCTGCTGCCCGTGGCGCAGGTCCGGGACCCCGCGTCCGGCAGGGCGCTGGAGCTGTGGGCGAACCAGCCGACCATGCAGCTCTACACGGGGAACTCCCTGAACCACACCGCGGGCAAGCGCGGCAAGGTGTACGACAGGTACGCGGGGTTCTGCCTGGAGACGATGGGGTACGTGGACGCCGTGAACCACCCCGAGTTCCCGTCGCAGACACTCAGGCCCGGCCAGGTGTACAAGCACGATATGGTCTATAAGTTCTCCTTCTAGGTGATGATGATTCGACGTTTGGTGTGCTGTGCACAGGCACGATGTAAAATCAGTTCACCATTGGCATGTGGAGAGCAATCAATAATCTTTGGATAACACAAGAGATTCCTTCGTCGGTGTTTTCAAAGAGATTAGTAGCCGAATTCGTGCTCTCAGAGTCTCAGGTCTGCATCAACGATGGAGGGGTGACTAGGGGTGACTTTTCTTCTTGGTAAGAGTTGACAAATCAGACTTCCATGAGTAAGCAGAGAGAGGAGATTAGAAAAGACAAGCAGAttgtaaataaatctataaacaACTGCAACACGACACCAACAAGTTCAGCTAGAAAAAAGATTATGGTTGGCCATACATAACGGTGTAGTATGTGTGTTTATAGCAAACTCTATATGGTTCTGCTATTAGATTTGGATGTTAGATAATGTGGTCAGTATGCTCTTAGGCTTATTCCCTTGCACATTAGGGTGACTTCAAATTACATAGCTTTCTAATTAAGGAGTGCCCTTCATTAAGAAAAAAATCCTTGCTAAGTATTACACATCCTAAAGAAAATCAAGTTTCTTTAGTCCTATAAGGTGCGTAAGATAAAGAAATGGAAGGAGTACAAACTTAGAGTAATGATACTATATATTGGATAAGATATAACAATTTATATGACATTATATTTTTTAACAAAAGAATGACATGATAAAATGCATTGGGAGTAGCTTATAAACTCATGATAAGATTATTTTTTagtgggtgggtgggtggggtTGGAGTGGAGAGCGTTTGGGGAGGTTGGGAGGAATGTGGTTCAATAAGAATTTGTTTCCTCCCTAGACCTGGCAATAGAAGATGTGGTGATACTAGTGAGACAAGAGGGTGAGCTGGGGTCACCTTCGAGAGACGAGGTATATATATTAGGTGACGTGTTACATGTTTGGTTAACGATGGCATCATTGGAAATGGGTTGTTGCAAATGAAGCCGAATCCAAGTATGCACGATAAACCACCAACAAGTCATTCACATGCTAGCTGACCATTCTTTTTTGAGGAAAATTGTGGAGCATTGCTCCCTAGGccgcatatatatataaaaacaaacacAAGTGCAAAATTACAGGGGTGTTAGCCAAGTGCTAACCAGAAGGGAAGGAAGGAAAAAAGACTCACCTAACCTACCTAGCAGAGAAGGCAGAGGTGAGGAGGATTGAACAAGGCCGACTAGCAAGAACAGCTATTACAAAGAGTTTGACCAATTCATAATTACATTTTGTAAATTTGGAGGTACTCTAGTTACAAAGAGCTTAATTCACATCTTTGTGAGAGTGTTATGTCCTTAGTTTAAGATCTTGAGTTTTGGGCTTTGTGCCCTTGTAATCTTGGTAAGGTGgagcagttcaaattttggtgaCTCTATGGTGACGTCAACCCTCCAAGCTTGGTGTCGAACGGCAGCAGCTCCATAGTGAAAAGTGCCAAAGTGGCCAAGAGTGTTGAATGACACCACAGTGGTGGTTGGCCTTAGTGGTTTGCGATACTTGCTTTGGTTATAACTTTAGATTATTTTCATAGTAATAGAGGTGCATGATTTTCTTATGAACAAAACAGATTGAATAACAACTTCTTAGTCTACTAAATTGGCAACCATACCCTTGAAGATTAAATAAAGTGAGGCTAGAAGAGAAGTATCTAGTTGAGAATTGAGTGTAGTTCATTTGGTCATGCTCTTATAGTGGAACCTACTAAACTAGGCCTGAGTCTTTGGCTCAAAACATTTTCCAACATTTTTTTTACTCATTTTTTTATATAGTATAAATACACTCACAAATGTACACGTGTACTTAACACTTGTTCTACTAGTAGACAATGTGGCCGTTAACAGTTGAGGCACCGATGTGACTTTGTCGATCCCAAGATTTATTAACACAATCTCTCATAAATGCTCATAGAAATTATGTTGGCGTGCCTGAGTTGATAAGAGTGCGTGTAGACGATCATCCACATTTGAATATATTTCACAAAGTTAATTCAAATGTGCGTGTAGACGATCATCCACATTTGCCTgagtaat
Protein-coding sequences here:
- the LOC8073424 gene encoding aldose 1-epimerase, which codes for MARRELFLALLWLAALALATGPADATRKMVGAYELRKGDFSVRLTNWGARVMSVVLPDCKGNLADVVLGRDTIAEYVNDTEYFGPITGRIAQRVARGRFVLDGKVYQMYRNAGRNTIHGGDRGFSRSIWTVKEYVGGGESPYITFYYRSFDGEQGLPGNVDAYVTYRMSGPYTLGVHMNATALDKATPVNLLLHVYWNLRGEGSGRDVLGHTLRLHASRHAVLDDELLPSSGRIEPVAGTPLDFRTPTPIGSRICQVVVMGGRAVGYDANYIIDGGGEGMLLPVAQVRDPASGRALELWANQPTMQLYTGNSLNHTAGKRGKVYDRYAGFCLETMGYVDAVNHPEFPSQTLRPGQVYKHDMVYKFSF